From the genome of Pirellulales bacterium, one region includes:
- the hflX gene encoding GTPase HflX — protein MKRTESVAQEAAILVGVLLDHRTAAEEPLDELAGLADTAGARVVGRMTQRRETPDVTTYLGKGKLTELQGLAASTDADVVLFDNDLSPAQIRNLEQALSIKVLDRTELILDIFAGRAQTYESRLAVEMAQLQYSLPRLKRMWTHLSRLKMGIGMRGPGEKQLEVDRRLVEKRIHDLGAELKGIQRRKEREVAARHDRMTVSLVGYTNAGKSTLLNVLTGSDVLAEDKLFATLDTRTRRWQLPGWGPVLLSDTVGFIRDLPHHLIASFKATLEEARQADLLLHVADASDPAALDQIAAVYGVLEELGIEAKDTLLVLNKIDALANRSAVDSIRSRYPHALPISARRGTGLPQLAGEVSAALSHNFLDVDIETGVENGRLQAYVAAHGEVLSKQYQDSRVVIHCRISQNHLGRIHEEATVVRPHDVGARDEGRGANEMRTTDADGHLHRSPAENNGTVGNIAKAAESNGHAETATPKSKKPRRD, from the coding sequence ATGAAGCGGACCGAAAGTGTCGCCCAGGAAGCGGCGATACTGGTGGGAGTGTTGCTCGACCATCGCACCGCGGCCGAAGAGCCGCTCGACGAACTTGCCGGGCTTGCCGACACGGCCGGCGCCCGAGTCGTCGGGCGGATGACGCAGCGGCGCGAAACGCCCGACGTGACCACCTATCTCGGCAAGGGGAAGCTGACCGAGCTGCAGGGCTTGGCAGCATCGACCGACGCCGACGTGGTCCTCTTCGACAACGATCTCTCCCCGGCTCAAATCCGCAATCTGGAACAAGCGCTGAGCATCAAGGTGCTCGACCGCACCGAATTGATCCTCGATATTTTCGCCGGCCGGGCGCAAACCTACGAATCGCGGCTCGCCGTGGAAATGGCGCAGTTGCAGTATTCTCTGCCGCGGCTGAAGCGGATGTGGACCCACTTGTCGCGATTGAAGATGGGCATCGGCATGCGCGGGCCGGGCGAAAAGCAATTGGAAGTCGACCGCCGATTGGTCGAAAAGCGAATTCACGATCTGGGCGCCGAGCTCAAGGGCATCCAACGCCGCAAGGAGCGCGAAGTCGCCGCGCGCCACGATCGCATGACGGTCTCGCTCGTCGGTTACACGAATGCCGGCAAGAGCACGCTCTTGAATGTGCTCACCGGTTCCGACGTTCTGGCGGAAGATAAATTGTTCGCCACGCTCGACACTCGCACCCGCCGCTGGCAGTTGCCCGGCTGGGGGCCGGTGCTGCTGAGCGACACGGTGGGCTTCATTCGCGACCTGCCGCACCATTTGATCGCCAGCTTCAAGGCCACGCTGGAAGAAGCACGGCAAGCCGATTTGCTGTTGCACGTGGCCGATGCGTCGGACCCGGCGGCACTGGACCAGATCGCGGCCGTGTATGGCGTGCTCGAGGAGCTCGGCATCGAAGCGAAAGACACATTGCTGGTGCTAAATAAGATTGACGCGCTGGCGAACCGCAGCGCCGTCGACAGCATCCGCAGCCGTTATCCACATGCATTGCCGATCAGCGCTCGCCGCGGCACGGGCTTGCCGCAGTTGGCCGGTGAAGTAAGCGCGGCGTTGAGCCATAATTTCCTCGACGTCGATATCGAGACGGGCGTCGAAAACGGCCGATTGCAGGCCTATGTCGCCGCACATGGCGAAGTGCTCTCCAAGCAATACCAAGACAGCCGCGTGGTGATCCACTGCCGGATCTCCCAAAATCATCTTGGCCGAATCCACGAAGAAGCGACGGTCGTCCGACCGCACGACGTAGGGGCGAGGGACGAGGGGCGAGGGGCGAATGAGATGCGAACGACCGATGCCGATGGCCATCTACACCGCTCGCCCGCCGAGAACAATGGCACGGTGGGCAACATCGCCAAAGCCGCCGAATCGAACGGTCACGCCGAAACGGCCACTCCAAAAAGCAAAAAGCCACGCCGAGATTAG
- a CDS encoding SDR family oxidoreductase, with product MPYRTIAGMRSLVTGASGGIGRAIAVELARQGSKVVLLARREDALAAVAEEIRKAGGAAECVAGDVTDPAVRRAALDRAAEKFGGLDGLVNNAGIGATGRFDMAQPERLRKIFEVNFFAAAELTREALPLLRQGRRPIVVNIASVLGHRGAPQMSEYSASKFALRGLSQALRTELRPVGIDLLVVSPGTTETEFFGNVVDGDGKTRWPRWGAVSSAAVARATVRAMRHKRHEIIPNLPGWFLTFVNRLFPRLIDEAMTRYG from the coding sequence ATGCCCTACCGCACCATCGCTGGAATGCGATCGCTCGTGACCGGCGCCTCGGGCGGGATCGGGCGGGCGATTGCCGTCGAGCTTGCCCGGCAAGGATCCAAAGTCGTGCTGCTTGCGCGGCGCGAAGATGCGCTTGCCGCGGTGGCCGAAGAGATTCGCAAGGCCGGCGGAGCTGCGGAATGCGTCGCCGGCGATGTTACCGATCCGGCGGTGCGGCGAGCGGCGTTGGATCGGGCGGCCGAGAAATTCGGCGGCCTCGATGGGCTGGTGAACAACGCCGGAATCGGCGCCACCGGCCGGTTCGACATGGCTCAGCCCGAGCGGCTGCGAAAAATCTTCGAAGTGAATTTCTTCGCCGCCGCCGAGCTTACGCGCGAGGCGCTGCCGCTGTTGCGGCAAGGTCGTCGGCCGATCGTGGTCAACATTGCTTCGGTGCTAGGCCATCGCGGCGCCCCGCAGATGAGCGAATATAGCGCGAGCAAATTCGCCCTGCGCGGCTTGAGCCAGGCCCTGCGAACGGAATTGCGGCCCGTGGGAATCGACCTGTTGGTCGTCAGCCCGGGAACGACCGAGACGGAATTTTTTGGCAACGTCGTCGACGGCGACGGCAAAACCCGCTGGCCGCGCTGGGGAGCCGTTTCATCGGCAGCGGTCGCCCGCGCCACAGTTCGGGCCATGCGCCACAAACGGCACGAGATCATCCCCAACCTTCCCGGCTGGTTCTTGACCTTCGTCAATCGCCTCTTCCCGCGATTGATCGACGAAGCGATGACTCGTTACGGCTGA
- a CDS encoding thioredoxin family protein, which produces MVLTPSTMLPLGTKAPEFSLPNVDGRTVSLADFAGSPALLVIFMCNHCPYVKHVAAGLALLAREYQARGVAVVGINSNDAAGYPADSPEQMVHEAENRGYTFPYLYDETQQVAKAYHAACTPDFYVFDKDQKLVYRGQMDSSRPDSGIPVTGTDLRRALDAVLAAKPVPAEQKPSIGCNIKWRAGNAPDYFGHVR; this is translated from the coding sequence ATGGTTCTGACTCCCAGCACGATGTTGCCCTTGGGCACCAAGGCGCCCGAGTTTTCGCTTCCGAATGTCGACGGCCGAACGGTGTCTCTGGCGGATTTCGCCGGGAGCCCGGCGCTATTGGTGATTTTCATGTGCAACCATTGTCCGTATGTAAAGCACGTGGCGGCGGGGCTTGCGCTGTTGGCCCGCGAATATCAGGCACGGGGCGTGGCAGTGGTGGGGATCAATTCCAACGACGCGGCCGGCTATCCGGCCGACTCGCCCGAGCAGATGGTCCACGAGGCGGAGAATCGCGGCTACACGTTTCCGTATCTCTACGATGAAACGCAGCAAGTGGCCAAGGCCTACCACGCCGCCTGCACGCCCGACTTCTACGTGTTCGACAAAGATCAAAAGCTCGTGTATCGCGGGCAGATGGATTCGAGCCGACCCGATTCGGGCATCCCGGTGACGGGCACGGATTTGCGGCGGGCGCTGGATGCCGTTCTCGCCGCCAAACCGGTTCCGGCGGAGCAAAAGCCGAGCATCGGCTGCAACATCAAATGGCGGGCGGGCAACGCCCCGGATTATTTTGGCCACGTTCGATAG